TTCGTTGGTGCGGCAGAGGATGCAGAAGTCTTTCGCTTGGCCGCCCGGTTCCGCCACGCGGCGGGCGATCTCGCCGACGACCTTTTCGGCTTCCTCGGTCTCGGTCTGCAGTTGCATGATCTGCGGCCGGGGCCCGTCGCCGCGCGCCGGCCGCAACACCTTGTCGTGCCGGTGGCGGTTGAATGCGATCAGCGTGTTGGCGAACTTGAGGATCGCCCCGGTCGAGCGGTAATTGTCCTCCAGGCGGATCACCTTCGCCTCGGGCCAGTCGTGCGAGAACCGCAGGATGTGTTGCACCTCGGCGCCGCGCCAGGCGTAGATCGACTGGTCGTCGTCCCCCACGACGCACAAGTTCCGATGCGGCGCCGCCAGCGACCGGACGATGCGGTACTGGCTGCCGTTGGTGTCCTGGTACTCGTCGATCAGAACGTGGTCGAACTGCCGGGCCTCTTCGCGGCAGATCGCCGGGTGCTTGGTCAGCAGTTCCTCGGTCAGCAGCAGCAGGTCGTCGAAATCGACCGCCCCGCGCGCCTTGAGGTGAGTCTGATACCGCCGATATGCCGCCGCGGCCAGATGCTCGCGGTCGTTTTCGGCAATCGATGCCGCGTGCCCGGGACGCACCGACCGGCTCTTCCACCCGCTGACGATCGCCAGCATGTCGCCCGGCTTGAGCGAGTCGTCGGGCACGCGGATCTCGCGCAGCGCGGCGCGCGCGAGCGACTCCTGATCGCCCCGATCGCAAATCGTGAACTTGGACGGGTACCCGAGGTGCGTGATATGGCGCCGCAGCACCTGGACGCACAGGGCGTGGAAGGTCGAGATCTGCGGCCGGGGGGGAGGCGCCTTGCCGGACAAGCGGCTCCGCGGCGTGCGCCCCTTGGCCCCCTTGAGCAACTCGAGGGCCCGCTCCTGCATCTCGCCCGCCGCTTTGCGGGTGAAGGTGACCGCCAGGATCCGCTCGGGCCGCGTGCCATGGCGGATGAGATTGGCGATCCGGTGGGTCACGACGCGGGTCTTGCCCGTCCCCGCGCCGGCCAGCACGAGCATCGGCCCGCGAAGGGTCTCGACCGCGTCAAGTTGAGCAGGATTGAGCCCGACGGCCATGGGACCAGGGGGGAGTTGCGTGACGAAGCGACGACGGGTCGGCAAACCCGCCCCCGCAGCGACCCGCGGGCCCCGCAGTCTATTGCGCCTCCCCGGCGTTGCGGAAGGAGTTGACAATTCCGGTAGTGAGACCATTTGCGCCCTTGGAAGGGTGGCTGGGGTCGCAGCGCAGCGGAGCCCCCAGGAGATCCCGCGGGGGCGCACAGAATTGCTCCCCCGGAAGGACTGGAAGCAGGCGGCGGATCGTTCTAAACTGTTGCCTCGGAAGTCTTTGCCGGAGTGGCGGAATGGCAGACGCGCTGGACTCAAAATCCAGTGCCCGCAAGGGCGTGTGGGTTCGACTCCCACCTCCGGTACTCTCCGTGGCGTAACGACTTCGGTCGTATCTGGACGCCGTTGTCCCCCGGTTTGACTGTCTGCAGGGGATGGCTGCAGGCACACGGGCCTGCACTGCCGTCGCGGCGGCGAGTCGCGGGTTCCCCCGGGCGGGCCTGCCGTGCCGTCGTGAGTGAGCCGGTGCGTTGCTGCACTCCTCGTGCGGCGCCGGCGGCTTGCTTCCGCGGAAGCGGATTCTTGTGCTTAAACAATGGGCACGGCTGCTTCGGTCCTTGGGTTTGGTGAGCCGCGGCACTCTGAAAGTGGCTCGTTGCGTGCCAGCGCGGGGGCGGGGTGGATTCTGCGTGACCACAGTTCGTGCCCGACGTGCCACGCGGTTGATTGGCACGCCGGTTGCGATCCGGCTCGCGTCGCCCCCCTGACGTGCCTGCCGCATCGCCGATTTGTTGCGAGCAGGGCAGGGGAGCATCCGTCGCTTGCCACTCAACCTTCTCGGAGAACCGATCTTGCATCAGCCAATCTCGAAGCCGAACTCGAAATTCTGGAGCTGCCTCGGCGGCAAGGCATGGGTGCTGGCGGCCATCGTGCTGACCGGGGGGGCGGGTTGCTCGTCGGAGCCGGCGCTCGATCTGGGAAGTCTCGATCTTGAGGTCGCCGCGACGGAGGGGAGCAAGACCAAGCCGACGTCGACCGGCGCGCCCGCGGCCGAGGGGGCGACGGTCGAGAAGCCTGCTCGCAAGCAGTTGCTCGAGGTCGAGAAGTCGAAGCTCAAGCTGGGATTCATCAAGCTCACCGACTGCGCCCCGATCGTCATCGCCAAAGAACAAGGCTTCTTCGCCGACGAAGGGCTGCAGGTCGAGGTGGTCGCCCAGCCGAACTGGAAGACGCTTCTGGACAACGTCATCAGCGGCGAGCTCGACGGGGCTCACATGCTCAGCGGGCAACCGATCGCCGCGACGATCGGCATCGGCACGTCTGCCCACGTGGTCACTGCGTTCACGATGGACCTGAACGGCAACGGCATCACCGTCTCGAACTCGATTTGGGAGCAGATGCAGAAGCACGACCCGCGATTGCGGGATCCCCGGCCGTCGCACCCGATCACGGCCGAGGCGCTCAAGCCGATCGTGGCCGAGAAGATCGCCGCGGGCGAGAAGCTGCAGATGGCGGTGGTGTTTCCGGTGTCGACCCACAACTACCAATTGCGGTACTGGCTGGCCGCGGCGGGGATTCACCCGGGGATGTACGCCAAGGCCGACGTCGGGGGCCGGATCGACGCCGAGGTGGAACTGTCGGTGACTCCGCCGCCGATGATGCCGGCGACGCTTGAATCGGGCAATATCCAAGGGTACTGCGTCGGCGAGCCGTGGAACCAGCAGGCGGTCGCCAAGGGGATCGGCGTGCCGGTGAGCACGAACTTCGACATCTGGAAGAACGGCCCCGAGAAGGTCTTCGGCGTGACCAAGACCTGGGCCGACGCGAATCCGCAAACGCACCTGGCGGTGGTGAAGGCGTTGATTCGCGCCGGGAAGTGGCTCGACGAGACCGACGACAAGGGCGAATACGTGAACCGCGAGGAAGCGGCGCGGATCCTGTCGCGACCTGATTACGTCGGGGCCGACTACGAGGTCATCCGCAACTCGATGACGGGCTTCTTCGTCTTCCAGAAGTCCGACAAACGACCGATGCCCGAATTCAACGTGTTCTTCAAATACTTCGCCACGTACCCGTGGTACAGCGACGGGGTCTGGTTCCTGACGCAGATGCGTCGCTGGGGGCAGATCGACGAACCCAAGTCAGCGGAGTGGTACGCCGAGACGGCCCAGAAGATCTACTTGCCCGAGGTCTACAAGCAGGCGGCTCGGCTGCTGGTCGACGAGGGGCTTCTTGACGAGCAGGACGTGCCCTGGGAGGTCGACGGATACCGGCCGCCGACCAGCGACTTCATCGACGGGATCGCCTTCGACGGCAAAGACCCGCTGGGCTACCTCAAGGCCCATCAGGTGGGCAACAAGGACTGACGCGACGCCGTGCGTCGCTCGCGGCGGCTCGGCGACGGCGTCGGGCCGCGTTGCGAAAGGATTCGGCTGCCAATACTCGCCAGGGCTCGAACGATTGTGAAGTACAAATTGCTCAAGGCGATCGACGTGACGGGACTCACGTTCCTGACGCCGATTGTGCGACTCTGCTACGGCGAAGAACCGCGAAAGCAACTGCGGGAGATCGCCCGCGTGCTGGGAGCGCCCTTGGCGGCGTTCGCGGCGTTCCTCGTGCTGTGGACGGTGCTGGCCCCGAAGCATCGGACTAAGTCAGGCGAAGTGCCGACCCCCGCGGTCGTCTGGGACTCTGCAGGGGACATCTGGCAGTTCCACGTCCGCGAGAGCGCCAAGGACCGAGCGTACCGGCTGAGCGGCGCCGAGCGCGAACGCGAGCTGGCGGTCGCACAAGAGCGGTTGGCGGCGCTCGCCCCGTACGAGTCGGCCGCGGCTGCGAAGGTGGCCGAGGCCCGGGCGGCGCGAGAAGCTCGCGACGCAGAGCGGCTGGCTCCGCTCGACCAGAAGCGCGAGCGACTGGCGACCAAGCAGGCCGCCGCCGCGACGAAACGCGAGTCGGATCTGAAGACGCAAGCCGCCGCTTTGGCCGGGGCGACGGTGGCCGAGCGCGAGGCGTACCTCGCTGCGATGACCGCCCACTTGGCTGCGTTGGCGAGCGAACAGCAGCAGTTGCAAGCTCTCGACGCCGAGCGAGCCGAGGTCCGGGCCCGCTCCTTCCCGCCGCTGGAGAAGGCGCTGCGAACCCAATCGCAAATCGCCGAGGAGAGGCAGTACCTCGCCAAGATGATCGAGCAACTCGGCCGGGCGAACCGCTCAGAGAAGACTTCGTCCCAAGTCGCGGCCCTGCGCGAGAAGCAGCAAGAGTTCCTGGTGGCCGAGGGGGACGAGGCGTTCGCGCTCGCCAAGTCGATCGCCGAGACGCGCGGGCGGGTCGAGACGACCGCCGCCTCCGCCTACGCCAAGCCCTATACGCTGCCGATGCAGACCGTGCGGAGCGTGCTGTGCGTGTTCGTCGGGTTCGTGATCGGGACGGCCATCGCGGTGCCGATCGGGGTGCTCTGCGGCTTGAGCAAGACGGCGATGGCGGCGTTGACGCCGTTCATCGCGCTGTTCAAACCGGTGTCGCCGATCGTGTGGCTGCCGCTGGCGTTGATCATCGTGGGGGGCTTCATCCCCGATCCCGACAAGCACTGGTTCATTCAATGGCTTGCCGGCTTGCCGTTGTTGGGATGGATGAAGATCAATCCCGCGTTCCTCGCGTCGGCGATCACCGTGGCCCTCTGCTCGTTGTGGGCGACGATGGTCAACACGGCCCTGGGGGTCGCGTCGATCGACAAAGACCATCTCAACGTCGCCCGCGTGCTGCGGCTGGGGTTCTGGGATCGGCTGGTGAAGATCGTCGTTCCGTCGGCTTTGCCGCTGATGTTCGCCGGCTTGCGGATCTCGCTGGGGGTCGGGTGGATGGTCCTCATCGCGGCGGAGTTGCTCAGTTCGTCCGAGGGGATCGGCAAGTTCGTCTGGGACCAATTCAACAACGGCGCCTCGGATTCCTTCGCCAAGATGATCGTCGTCGTGTTCGTGGTCGGGGCGATCGGACTGGCGCTCGACCGGATCATGGTCGTGCTGCAACGCTTGGTCAGTTTTGAGGGGTCGGTCGCCACGGTGTGAGCCGTTGGATCGCGGCCCGCGCTTGGTCCCGGACCTCCCCCGTCGCCCTGCTTGGTTCATCCCGCCTTCACTTGCTGTCGAGTCGTCTCGCTATGCCGCTGTTGGAACTGGATGACGTGACCTTCGGATACGGCTCGGGAACCGAGCGGTACGAGGTGTTGCGCGGGGCGAACCTGGCGATTCGGAAGAACGAGTTCGTCGCCGTGATCGGCTTCTCGGGGAGCGGCAAGAGCACGCTCGTGTCGTTGCTTGCCGGGCTGTTGACGCCCGACGCCGGCGAGGTGCGGCTTCACGGCCGCCCTCAGTCGAGCCCCGGCCCGGACCGCGGGGTCGTGTTTCAAAACTATTCGCTTCTGCCGTGGTTGTCGGCGGCCGGCAACATCGAACTGGCCGTGCGGAAGGTCTTTCCCGAAATGACTCGGGCCGCACGGCGGGAGTACGTGCAGCGGTACGTCGATCTGGTGACTCTGACGGGCGCCGAGTCGCGAAAACCCCATGAGTTGTCGGGAGGAATGCGGCAGCGGCTTGCCCTGGCCCGCACGTTGGCGATGCAGCCGGAGGTGCTGCTGCTGGACGAACCGCTCAGTGCGCTTGACGCCCTGACGCGAGCCGTGCTGCAGGACGAGATCATTCGGCTGTGGGAAGAGGACAAGCGGACGGTCGTCATGATCACCAACGACGTCGACGAGGCGGTGTTGATGGCCGACCGGATCGTGCCGCTCACGCCCGGACCCGGGGCGCACTTCGGGCGCGAGTTCGCCGTGACGCTGCCGCGGCCCCGCGATCGAGCCACGCTCAATTTCAATCCGCAGTTCAAGCAACTTCGCAACGACGTCACCAAGTACATGTTGTCGATCAACGCGGAGAACCGGCAATGGGACGCCGACGCGACCTATCCGCTCCCGGACGTGCAGCCCGTCCTGCCGCAGCGGCGTCAAACGGTCGTGGCTTAGCCTCCGCGGATTCGCACACTCCCTAGGATACCCAAGCTGATGACGGGCCCCGACGAACGATTCGTGGAGATCTTTCGCCTGATCAAGGCGTACCCCAATCCGTACGGCGAGGCCGCGGTGGTCGTCGACGGCTTC
The window above is part of the Pirellulales bacterium genome. Proteins encoded here:
- a CDS encoding UvrD-helicase domain-containing protein: MAVGLNPAQLDAVETLRGPMLVLAGAGTGKTRVVTHRIANLIRHGTRPERILAVTFTRKAAGEMQERALELLKGAKGRTPRSRLSGKAPPPRPQISTFHALCVQVLRRHITHLGYPSKFTICDRGDQESLARAALREIRVPDDSLKPGDMLAIVSGWKSRSVRPGHAASIAENDREHLAAAAYRRYQTHLKARGAVDFDDLLLLTEELLTKHPAICREEARQFDHVLIDEYQDTNGSQYRIVRSLAAPHRNLCVVGDDDQSIYAWRGAEVQHILRFSHDWPEAKVIRLEDNYRSTGAILKFANTLIAFNRHRHDKVLRPARGDGPRPQIMQLQTETEEAEKVVGEIARRVAEPGGQAKDFCILCRTNEQPRAFETELRRLKLPYVLVGGMSFFDRKEVRDILSYLKVVADPTDESALLRIINTPARGIGASTIKGLIEEAVAAGVPVWDLLQDRRSAGGLPPAVKGAVDKFVTLIGDFAEMAERVKLAALVEAVVDRTRYREDLERQYQDPMEREARTASIEELVNAAAAYQKGSKNADLRGFLNDVALGGDDRGDDKEKQLDRNAVALMTLHSAKGLEFPHVYMVGMEEGILPHKRTLELSDDSQIDEERRLCYVGVTRAQETLTLSFALTRRKWGKPRETVPSRFLFEMTGQAERAPRVDKPKPGKRRAPRPATGDSGASPRQANRRR
- a CDS encoding ABC transporter substrate-binding protein, yielding MADLLRAGQGSIRRLPLNLLGEPILHQPISKPNSKFWSCLGGKAWVLAAIVLTGGAGCSSEPALDLGSLDLEVAATEGSKTKPTSTGAPAAEGATVEKPARKQLLEVEKSKLKLGFIKLTDCAPIVIAKEQGFFADEGLQVEVVAQPNWKTLLDNVISGELDGAHMLSGQPIAATIGIGTSAHVVTAFTMDLNGNGITVSNSIWEQMQKHDPRLRDPRPSHPITAEALKPIVAEKIAAGEKLQMAVVFPVSTHNYQLRYWLAAAGIHPGMYAKADVGGRIDAEVELSVTPPPMMPATLESGNIQGYCVGEPWNQQAVAKGIGVPVSTNFDIWKNGPEKVFGVTKTWADANPQTHLAVVKALIRAGKWLDETDDKGEYVNREEAARILSRPDYVGADYEVIRNSMTGFFVFQKSDKRPMPEFNVFFKYFATYPWYSDGVWFLTQMRRWGQIDEPKSAEWYAETAQKIYLPEVYKQAARLLVDEGLLDEQDVPWEVDGYRPPTSDFIDGIAFDGKDPLGYLKAHQVGNKD
- a CDS encoding ABC transporter permease subunit; translation: MTAHLAALASEQQQLQALDAERAEVRARSFPPLEKALRTQSQIAEERQYLAKMIEQLGRANRSEKTSSQVAALREKQQEFLVAEGDEAFALAKSIAETRGRVETTAASAYAKPYTLPMQTVRSVLCVFVGFVIGTAIAVPIGVLCGLSKTAMAALTPFIALFKPVSPIVWLPLALIIVGGFIPDPDKHWFIQWLAGLPLLGWMKINPAFLASAITVALCSLWATMVNTALGVASIDKDHLNVARVLRLGFWDRLVKIVVPSALPLMFAGLRISLGVGWMVLIAAELLSSSEGIGKFVWDQFNNGASDSFAKMIVVVFVVGAIGLALDRIMVVLQRLVSFEGSVATV
- a CDS encoding ABC transporter ATP-binding protein; this translates as MPLLELDDVTFGYGSGTERYEVLRGANLAIRKNEFVAVIGFSGSGKSTLVSLLAGLLTPDAGEVRLHGRPQSSPGPDRGVVFQNYSLLPWLSAAGNIELAVRKVFPEMTRAARREYVQRYVDLVTLTGAESRKPHELSGGMRQRLALARTLAMQPEVLLLDEPLSALDALTRAVLQDEIIRLWEEDKRTVVMITNDVDEAVLMADRIVPLTPGPGAHFGREFAVTLPRPRDRATLNFNPQFKQLRNDVTKYMLSINAENRQWDADATYPLPDVQPVLPQRRQTVVA